A window from Enterocloster bolteae encodes these proteins:
- a CDS encoding acetamidase/formamidase family protein produces MADYFIGPERENLHGHLSNKIPPALRIRSGDTVTFSTLEGDWRLERPAKPESSSGLFFPRKLPEDCGHALCGPIYIEGARPGMTLAAHLEKIVPSDWGWSRVGDGDLDHLRRIECQEGEYFLIWDLDKKRGTCRSHRGHQVAMSPFMGVLAVAPDSVEPVSTHPPGLHGANLDCRELIEGSTLYLPIFTEGALFSVGDGHAAQGDGESGCTAIECPMKEVRIRLEIQEGSFGSPVADTPGGWVAFGFSESLTDASYNALGNMALLMERLYGYEYREALSMCSVAVNLRITQIVNGIRGVHAILPKGSIFQ; encoded by the coding sequence ATGGCAGATTATTTCATAGGTCCTGAGAGAGAAAACTTACATGGGCATTTATCCAATAAGATACCTCCAGCCTTAAGAATACGTTCTGGTGATACTGTGACCTTTTCAACATTGGAAGGAGATTGGAGACTGGAGCGCCCTGCCAAGCCGGAATCTTCCAGCGGTCTGTTTTTTCCGAGAAAGCTTCCGGAAGACTGTGGTCATGCTCTTTGTGGACCAATTTACATTGAGGGAGCCAGACCAGGGATGACCCTAGCAGCACATTTGGAAAAGATTGTTCCATCAGATTGGGGGTGGAGCCGTGTGGGGGATGGGGATTTGGATCATCTGAGACGAATTGAATGCCAGGAGGGAGAATACTTTCTCATATGGGATTTGGATAAGAAAAGAGGAACGTGTAGGAGTCATAGAGGGCATCAGGTCGCAATGAGTCCATTTATGGGGGTTTTGGCGGTTGCTCCGGATAGTGTTGAACCAGTTTCTACACATCCTCCGGGACTGCATGGGGCTAATCTGGATTGCAGAGAATTGATAGAGGGGAGTACCTTGTACCTGCCTATATTTACGGAAGGAGCACTGTTCTCAGTTGGAGATGGACATGCGGCCCAGGGAGATGGCGAATCAGGCTGTACAGCCATTGAATGCCCTATGAAGGAAGTCAGGATCAGATTGGAGATTCAAGAGGGGAGTTTTGGCTCCCCAGTGGCCGATACACCTGGGGGGTGGGTCGCATTTGGATTTTCAGAAAGTCTGACAGACGCCTCCTACAATGCGCTTGGTAATATGGCACTCTTGATGGAACGGTTATATGGGTATGAATACAGAGAGGCGTTATCAATGTGTAGTGTGGCAGTGAATCTTCGTATTACACAGATTGTTAATGGAATACGGGGCGTACATGCCATATTGCCTAAGGGCAGCATTTTCCAGTAA
- a CDS encoding ABC transporter ATP-binding protein, producing the protein MNNMENSVKNVLHMESITMQFGGVVAVNGLTLDVNEHEIVALIGPNGAGKTTAFNCVTGIYQPTFGSVSFNGEVILADTPQGKMRRLYEGDITPTDLTPVRKTPDQVTKLGIARTFQNIRLFGALTVFENVLIAKHMRAKQNVFSATLRLNHAEEKRMREESMELLEMQGLAHLKNEIASSLPYGLQRRLEIARALATSPSLLLLDEPAAGMNPQETQDLTDFIHKIRDDYHLTIFMIEHHMDLVMQISDRIYVLDFGKLIAHGTPDQVQNNPKVIEAYLGVSEDAED; encoded by the coding sequence ATGAACAACATGGAAAACAGCGTAAAAAATGTACTGCATATGGAGAGCATCACCATGCAGTTCGGCGGCGTCGTGGCAGTGAACGGACTGACCCTGGATGTAAATGAACACGAAATCGTGGCCCTCATCGGGCCCAACGGGGCAGGCAAAACCACTGCTTTCAACTGTGTCACAGGTATTTACCAGCCCACCTTTGGTTCCGTATCCTTTAACGGTGAGGTCATACTGGCCGATACGCCCCAGGGCAAAATGCGGCGCCTCTATGAGGGCGATATAACCCCCACGGACCTGACTCCCGTGCGCAAGACACCGGACCAGGTTACCAAGCTGGGCATTGCCAGGACCTTCCAGAACATCCGTCTCTTCGGCGCCCTGACTGTCTTTGAAAACGTCCTGATTGCCAAACATATGCGGGCAAAGCAGAATGTGTTTTCAGCCACACTGCGCCTCAACCATGCTGAGGAAAAACGCATGCGGGAAGAGTCCATGGAGCTTCTGGAAATGCAGGGACTGGCCCATTTAAAGAACGAAATCGCCTCCTCCCTGCCCTACGGACTCCAGCGCCGTCTGGAGATTGCCAGAGCCCTGGCCACCAGTCCCAGCCTGCTCCTTCTGGATGAACCGGCGGCCGGCATGAATCCACAGGAAACCCAGGACCTGACTGATTTTATCCACAAAATCAGGGACGATTACCACCTGACCATCTTCATGATAGAGCACCACATGGATTTGGTCATGCAGATATCAGACCGCATTTACGTGCTGGATTTCGGCAAGCTCATAGCCCACGGCACGCCCGACCAGGTCCAGAACAATCCAAAAGTAATAGAAGCATATCTGGGGGTGAGTGAAGATGCTGAAGATTAA
- a CDS encoding FCD domain-containing protein translates to MSNVLFMHDMKKIEKCFSARGDLLEYIIMDIILQYNDVVGSWTLKNELDILEIHIGTATIGRVLKILDNKGFTVPVSNKGRALTKKGIDEVLKTRSRIHKSILSNDIVDSVEITHFDDLIEVLSTRLIIEREATRLAVQNATQEDFKQMSDALDQHRMLLSNELDDSRAGLDFHIYIVDAAKNKFMSAVARLLAYEEHQIEARVPSLSAKKHAMEYVNVHQELLEAIQDRDEERATRLMEEHLNQIIGLVKRDREITL, encoded by the coding sequence ATGAGTAATGTACTATTTATGCACGATATGAAGAAAATTGAGAAATGCTTTTCTGCTCGCGGTGATTTACTTGAATATATTATTATGGACATCATACTGCAGTATAATGATGTGGTAGGATCGTGGACTCTGAAAAATGAACTCGATATACTTGAAATTCATATAGGGACAGCAACCATTGGCAGAGTGCTTAAAATACTGGATAATAAAGGTTTTACGGTTCCTGTGTCAAATAAAGGAAGGGCTTTGACAAAGAAAGGCATTGATGAAGTTTTGAAGACTCGAAGCCGGATTCATAAGAGTATATTGAGTAATGATATTGTGGATTCGGTAGAGATTACCCATTTTGATGATTTGATTGAAGTGTTGTCAACCAGACTTATCATTGAAAGAGAGGCTACCAGGCTGGCTGTTCAGAATGCTACCCAAGAAGACTTTAAGCAGATGAGTGATGCCCTGGACCAGCATAGAATGCTTCTTAGTAACGAGTTGGATGATTCCAGAGCAGGTCTTGATTTCCATATTTATATTGTTGATGCAGCTAAAAATAAGTTTATGAGTGCTGTGGCTCGTTTATTAGCTTATGAAGAGCATCAGATTGAAGCCAGGGTACCTTCCTTAAGTGCTAAAAAGCATGCCATGGAATATGTGAATGTGCATCAGGAGCTGTTGGAGGCAATACAGGATAGAGATGAAGAGAGAGCTACCCGGTTGATGGAGGAGCATTTGAATCAGATAATTGGTCTGGTTAAAAGAGACAGGGAGATCACTTTATAG
- a CDS encoding branched-chain amino acid ABC transporter permease, whose amino-acid sequence MSLTTFLQQCLTGISLGGAYALIAIGYTLVYGILRLINFAHGDIFMMAGYFMIFAMASLPWFIAIPVTLIVTILLGVTIERVAYRPLRSAPRMSVMISAIGVSYLLQNLATYLFTALPKGYPEIPFLKKIFRIGGLSASFVTFLTPVLTLVLVYLLILLINHTKIGMAMRAVSKDYETASLMGIKINKTITFTFAVGSLLAGIGSILYFTDRMTVFPFSGALPGLKCFVAAVFGGIGSIPGAVIGGFILGLGETALVAMGQSTFSDAFTFILLIVMLLIRPTGLFGEKTTDKV is encoded by the coding sequence ATGAGTTTAACAACATTTCTTCAGCAATGCCTGACCGGCATCTCCCTTGGCGGGGCCTATGCGCTCATTGCCATAGGCTATACCCTGGTCTACGGCATCCTCCGCCTCATCAATTTCGCTCACGGCGATATCTTCATGATGGCCGGATACTTTATGATTTTTGCAATGGCAAGCCTGCCATGGTTCATTGCCATTCCCGTCACCCTGATTGTGACCATTCTTCTGGGCGTCACCATAGAGCGGGTGGCCTACCGCCCCTTGCGATCCGCACCCAGAATGTCTGTTATGATTTCAGCCATCGGCGTTTCCTACCTTTTGCAGAATCTGGCCACCTACCTCTTTACCGCCCTGCCCAAAGGGTATCCGGAGATTCCTTTCTTAAAGAAAATCTTCCGGATAGGCGGACTGTCCGCCTCCTTTGTCACCTTCCTGACCCCTGTCCTGACCCTGGTGCTGGTCTATCTTCTCATTCTGCTGATTAACCACACCAAAATAGGCATGGCCATGAGGGCGGTTTCCAAGGATTACGAGACAGCCTCCCTTATGGGCATTAAAATCAATAAGACCATCACCTTTACCTTCGCAGTGGGGTCCCTGCTGGCCGGTATCGGATCCATTTTATATTTTACGGACCGTATGACCGTATTCCCCTTCTCCGGCGCCCTTCCGGGCTTAAAATGCTTTGTGGCTGCCGTGTTCGGAGGAATCGGCAGCATTCCCGGAGCTGTCATCGGAGGCTTTATCCTGGGGCTTGGAGAGACAGCCCTGGTGGCCATGGGACAGTCTACCTTCAGCGATGCATTTACGTTTATCCTGTTGATTGTCATGCTTCTCATCCGTCCCACAGGACTCTTTGGTGAGAAGACGACCGATAAAGTGTGA
- a CDS encoding ABC transporter ATP-binding protein: MLKINDLRVNYGGIEAVKGISFEVPEKSIVTLIGANGAGKSTTLRAIAGLVKASAGSIQFDGTELLGMDTPDIVSKGITLVPEGRRVFPDMTVIENIKIGAYLRTDSLDQDIEWVYSLFPRLKERSWQLAGTLSGGEQQMLAVARALMSHPKLMMMDEPSLGLAPLIVQDIFNIIKEINKQGVTILLIEQNANMALRIADQGYVLETGRISLSGTGRELLADESVKAAYLGKKKK, encoded by the coding sequence ATGCTGAAGATTAATGATTTAAGAGTAAATTACGGCGGTATCGAGGCTGTAAAGGGAATCAGCTTTGAGGTACCGGAGAAATCCATTGTCACCCTCATAGGCGCCAATGGAGCAGGCAAAAGCACCACCCTGCGGGCCATCGCAGGACTTGTAAAAGCCTCGGCAGGCTCCATCCAGTTTGACGGTACAGAGCTGTTAGGCATGGATACCCCTGATATTGTGTCAAAGGGCATTACCCTTGTCCCTGAGGGCAGGCGGGTGTTCCCGGACATGACCGTTATCGAGAACATAAAAATCGGAGCCTATTTGAGAACCGATTCCCTGGACCAGGATATAGAATGGGTCTACAGCCTGTTCCCCAGGTTAAAGGAGCGCAGCTGGCAGTTAGCCGGCACTCTGTCAGGAGGGGAGCAGCAGATGCTGGCCGTGGCCAGGGCCCTTATGAGCCATCCAAAGCTGATGATGATGGATGAGCCGTCCCTTGGCCTGGCCCCTCTCATTGTCCAGGATATATTCAACATCATAAAGGAAATCAACAAACAGGGCGTGACCATTCTTCTGATTGAGCAGAACGCCAACATGGCCCTGCGTATTGCTGACCAGGGTTATGTGCTGGAAACAGGCCGGATTTCCCTGTCAGGCACCGGCAGGGAGCTGCTGGCAGATGAGTCTGTGAAGGCGGCTTATCTGGGGAAGAAAAAGAAATAA
- the glnA gene encoding type I glutamate--ammonia ligase — protein MSKYSKEDIMRMVEEEDVEFIRLQFTDIFGMLKNVAITASQLEKALDNRCMFDGSAIEGFVRIDESDMYLYPDLDTFEVFPWRPQQGKVARFICDVYNPDGTPFSGDPRYVLKRAVKRAQDMGYVLNVGPECEFFLFHTDEEGRPTTSTHEMAGYFDVSPIDLAENVRRDIVLNLEEMGFQVEASHHEIAPAQHEIDFQYTDALRAADNIMTFKMAAKTIAKRHGLHATFMPKPREGMNGSGMHINMSLSDKEGRNLFADDQDALRLSRDAYYFMAGILKHMKAMTILTNPLVNSYKRLIPGFDAPIYIAWSPTSNRSSLIRIPSPRGESTRIELRCPDSAMNPYLALAACLSAGLDGIEKKTGLPACVEGNMFTMEPEELRERNVERIPETLGDAIEAYSGDVFMKEVLGEHIYTKYLEAKEQEWRDFRAQVTDWEVSQYLYKY, from the coding sequence ATGAGCAAATACAGTAAAGAGGACATCATGCGTATGGTGGAAGAGGAGGATGTGGAGTTTATCCGCCTCCAGTTTACGGATATCTTCGGAATGCTTAAGAATGTGGCCATCACCGCCAGCCAGCTTGAAAAGGCGTTGGATAACCGCTGCATGTTCGACGGATCTGCCATTGAAGGGTTTGTGAGGATTGACGAGTCGGATATGTACCTGTATCCGGATTTGGATACCTTTGAGGTCTTTCCGTGGAGGCCCCAGCAGGGCAAGGTGGCCAGGTTTATCTGCGACGTGTATAACCCGGACGGGACCCCGTTTTCCGGCGATCCGAGGTATGTGCTCAAACGGGCTGTCAAGCGGGCGCAGGACATGGGATATGTGCTCAATGTGGGTCCGGAATGTGAATTCTTTCTCTTTCACACGGACGAGGAGGGAAGGCCCACTACCAGCACACATGAGATGGCGGGATATTTTGACGTGTCTCCCATTGACCTGGCGGAAAATGTCCGCAGGGATATTGTGCTGAACCTGGAGGAGATGGGATTTCAGGTGGAGGCCAGCCATCATGAGATTGCGCCGGCCCAGCATGAGATTGATTTCCAGTACACGGACGCGCTTCGGGCTGCGGACAATATCATGACCTTTAAGATGGCGGCAAAGACCATAGCAAAGCGCCACGGACTCCATGCCACCTTTATGCCGAAGCCCAGAGAGGGTATGAACGGATCCGGCATGCATATCAATATGTCGCTGTCAGACAAGGAGGGCAGGAACCTGTTTGCGGATGACCAGGATGCTTTGAGGCTGAGCAGGGACGCCTATTATTTCATGGCCGGCATTCTTAAGCACATGAAGGCCATGACCATCCTGACAAATCCGCTTGTGAATTCCTATAAACGGCTGATTCCGGGATTCGATGCGCCCATTTATATTGCCTGGTCACCTACCTCCAACCGCAGTTCCCTGATTCGTATACCATCCCCCAGAGGGGAGAGTACGCGCATTGAACTGCGGTGCCCGGATTCTGCCATGAATCCGTATCTGGCCCTGGCGGCCTGCCTGTCGGCGGGACTGGACGGAATTGAAAAGAAAACCGGACTTCCTGCATGTGTGGAGGGAAATATGTTCACCATGGAGCCGGAGGAACTGAGGGAACGCAACGTGGAGCGGATTCCCGAAACCCTTGGGGACGCCATCGAGGCATACAGCGGGGATGTTTTTATGAAGGAGGTGCTGGGAGAGCACATTTACACCAAATATCTGGAGGCCAAGGAGCAGGAATGGAGGGATTTCCGGGCTCAGGTAACGGATTGGGAAGTGAGCCAGTATCTGTATAAATACTGA
- the dapF gene encoding diaminopimelate epimerase → MRIVVEKYHGLGNDYLVYDPNKNKLKLTPSNVQLMCNRNFGVGADGILEGPVLDGEQISMVVWNPDGSVAQKSGNGVRIFAKYLKDAGYVQKKDFTISSQGGEASIHYLNEEGTRLKASMGKVSFWSDDVPVEGPRREIINETMVFGRIPYPVTCLSIGNPHCVILMDEISKDLVCRIGRYSESARQFPEKINTQIMKVLDRTHIQTEVYERGAGYTLASGSGCCAAAAAAYRLGLTDPKMFVQMPGGTLELEIDGEGVVHMTGDVGYVGAVKLGSHFTEQLRALK, encoded by the coding sequence ATGAGGATTGTAGTGGAAAAATATCATGGACTGGGAAATGATTATCTGGTATACGACCCCAATAAAAACAAACTGAAGCTGACCCCTTCCAATGTACAGCTTATGTGCAACCGCAATTTCGGGGTGGGTGCCGACGGGATTCTGGAGGGACCTGTTCTGGACGGTGAGCAGATTTCCATGGTGGTATGGAATCCGGACGGCAGTGTGGCGCAAAAGAGCGGAAACGGGGTCCGGATTTTTGCCAAATATTTAAAGGACGCAGGGTATGTACAGAAAAAAGATTTTACCATTTCCTCCCAGGGCGGCGAGGCGTCCATCCATTATCTGAACGAGGAGGGCACCCGGTTAAAGGCATCCATGGGAAAGGTATCCTTCTGGAGCGACGATGTGCCGGTGGAGGGACCCCGCAGGGAAATCATCAACGAGACCATGGTGTTTGGCCGGATTCCCTATCCTGTTACCTGCCTGTCCATCGGCAATCCCCACTGCGTTATCCTTATGGATGAGATTTCAAAGGATTTGGTGTGCAGGATTGGAAGGTATTCTGAGAGCGCCAGGCAGTTCCCGGAGAAAATCAACACACAAATCATGAAGGTACTGGACCGGACCCATATCCAGACCGAAGTGTACGAACGGGGAGCGGGCTACACACTGGCTTCCGGCAGCGGCTGCTGTGCGGCTGCGGCTGCGGCCTACCGTCTGGGGCTTACGGATCCCAAGATGTTTGTGCAGATGCCGGGAGGCACCCTGGAGCTGGAGATTGACGGGGAAGGTGTGGTCCACATGACCGGAGATGTGGGATATGTGGGTGCCGTCAAACTGGGAAGCCATTTCACAGAACAGCTTCGCGCGTTAAAGTGA
- a CDS encoding branched-chain amino acid ABC transporter permease — protein MKNMTKNKNKLYTLIALVIIIGFLAFLQSDTAEYSYQISILERSAIYAVVAVSMNLLTGFTGLFSLGQAGFMAIGAYVVAIFTIPVGSRASVYYVSGISPVIANIQLPIPVALLLGGLAAAAMAALIGIPVLRLKSDYLAIATLGFSEIIRAFIAAPMFDTITNGSYGLKSIPGFPNIFAVFGLAALCIALMVLLINSSYGRAFKSIREDEVAAQSMGINLFHYKELSFVISSFFTGVGGGMLAMFMRSIDSKTFQVALTYDILLIVVLGGIGSVTGSVAGAFLVTAGRELLRFFDDPLTIAGVSVPLFRSGFRMVIFSILLMAVVLFYSRGIMGNHEFSWDGLFRLIRGIPGKFKRGRKKPSSAKKGGIH, from the coding sequence ATGAAGAATATGACAAAGAACAAGAACAAACTATATACCCTCATTGCCCTGGTAATAATCATCGGTTTCCTTGCATTCCTGCAGTCTGACACTGCCGAATACAGCTACCAGATATCCATTCTGGAGAGAAGCGCCATCTATGCGGTGGTGGCTGTTTCCATGAACCTGCTGACCGGCTTTACGGGCCTGTTCTCCCTGGGCCAGGCAGGATTTATGGCCATCGGCGCCTACGTGGTTGCCATCTTTACCATCCCGGTGGGATCCAGGGCCAGCGTATACTATGTAAGCGGCATATCACCGGTCATTGCCAATATCCAGCTGCCCATCCCCGTGGCCCTGCTCCTTGGCGGACTGGCGGCAGCAGCCATGGCTGCCCTTATCGGAATCCCGGTACTGCGCTTAAAGAGCGATTATCTTGCCATCGCAACCCTTGGCTTTTCGGAAATTATCCGGGCGTTCATTGCAGCCCCCATGTTTGACACCATTACCAACGGTTCCTACGGTCTTAAGAGTATACCGGGCTTTCCCAATATCTTTGCGGTATTCGGCCTGGCCGCCCTGTGTATTGCCCTGATGGTGCTTCTCATTAACTCCTCCTACGGCAGGGCATTTAAATCCATCCGGGAGGACGAGGTAGCTGCCCAGTCCATGGGAATCAACCTCTTTCATTACAAGGAGCTTTCCTTTGTGATTTCCTCCTTCTTCACAGGAGTGGGAGGCGGAATGCTGGCCATGTTTATGCGATCCATTGACTCCAAAACCTTCCAGGTAGCCCTTACATATGATATCCTGCTGATTGTGGTCTTAGGCGGCATCGGCAGCGTTACAGGCAGCGTGGCAGGCGCATTCCTGGTCACCGCAGGCAGGGAGCTGCTGCGCTTCTTCGACGATCCACTGACCATTGCCGGGGTAAGTGTTCCCCTGTTCCGCTCCGGATTCCGTATGGTCATTTTCTCCATCCTTTTGATGGCGGTTGTGCTCTTCTACAGCCGCGGTATCATGGGAAACCACGAATTCTCCTGGGACGGACTGTTCCGGCTCATACGGGGCATTCCCGGCAAGTTTAAGAGAGGCAGGAAAAAGCCCTCTTCCGCCAAGAAGGGAGGCATCCACTGA
- a CDS encoding ABC transporter substrate-binding protein, with protein sequence MRIRKVAAVTMAACLAASALAGCGSKKSDEKVIKIGVFEPTTGENGGGGYQEVLGIRYANEMHPTVNIGGEEYAVRLVEVDNKSDKTEAVNAAQKLVSEKVSVVLGSYGSGVSIAAGQIFADAKIPAIGCSCTNPQVTEGNDYYFRVCFIDPFQGTVMANYAFQNGAKSAAVITQLGDDYSSGLGSYFKEAFAKLGGNIVSEEQFQTNQTDFKAILTNIKAADPDIIFAPSSITTAPLIIKQARELGITATIAAGDTWENSTIIENAGADSEGVVISTFFDEAEPANDEAAAFIKGFKEYLVKEKQEDIIPAVSALGYDSYLAAIKAIEDAGSTDTTAIRDALKNVEIDGVTGNITFNETGDANKDIAFIKTIKDGRFQFLTTTTVE encoded by the coding sequence ATGAGAATCAGAAAAGTAGCAGCAGTGACCATGGCGGCATGCCTGGCAGCCAGTGCCCTGGCAGGGTGCGGCAGCAAGAAATCAGACGAAAAAGTCATCAAAATCGGCGTGTTCGAGCCGACCACCGGTGAGAACGGAGGCGGAGGCTATCAGGAAGTACTGGGTATCCGCTATGCCAACGAGATGCACCCCACCGTCAACATAGGCGGCGAGGAATATGCTGTCAGGCTGGTGGAGGTAGATAACAAATCCGATAAGACCGAGGCTGTGAACGCGGCCCAGAAGCTGGTAAGCGAAAAGGTCAGCGTGGTGCTGGGAAGCTACGGCTCCGGCGTGTCCATTGCAGCCGGACAGATCTTCGCAGACGCCAAGATTCCGGCCATCGGCTGTTCCTGTACCAACCCACAGGTAACCGAGGGAAATGATTATTATTTCCGTGTATGCTTCATCGACCCCTTCCAGGGCACGGTCATGGCGAATTACGCATTCCAGAACGGCGCAAAGAGCGCTGCCGTGATTACCCAGCTGGGCGATGACTATTCCTCTGGTCTTGGATCCTATTTTAAGGAAGCCTTTGCAAAATTGGGCGGCAACATTGTCAGCGAGGAACAGTTCCAGACAAACCAGACTGATTTCAAGGCCATCCTGACCAACATAAAGGCGGCTGACCCCGACATCATCTTTGCCCCGTCCTCCATCACCACTGCCCCGTTAATCATCAAGCAGGCCAGGGAGCTGGGAATCACGGCTACCATTGCTGCCGGCGATACATGGGAGAACTCCACCATCATCGAGAACGCGGGCGCCGACTCTGAAGGAGTCGTAATCTCCACCTTCTTTGACGAGGCGGAACCGGCTAACGACGAGGCTGCGGCCTTCATCAAGGGCTTCAAGGAATATCTGGTAAAGGAAAAGCAGGAAGACATTATCCCGGCTGTCTCCGCCCTGGGTTACGATTCCTACCTGGCTGCCATCAAGGCCATAGAGGACGCAGGATCCACCGATACCACCGCCATCCGCGACGCCCTTAAGAATGTAGAGATTGACGGCGTAACAGGAAACATCACATTTAATGAGACCGGCGATGCCAACAAAGATATCGCGTTCATTAAGACCATCAAGGACGGCAGGTTCCAGTTCCTGACCACCACTACTGTGGAATAG
- a CDS encoding ANTAR domain-containing response regulator gives MTNIIVAFSKPEDGKNIKSILVRNGFQVVAVCTSGGQALSAADCLNGGIVVSGYRFEDMMYDELRQCLPGDFDMLLISSPARWGGQCPDRVICLPMPLKVHDLLNTLEMMVQAQERIRRRRRSRPKERSREEQDIITEAKTLLMERNNMTESEAHRYIQKCSMDSGTNLVETAQMVISLIHV, from the coding sequence GTGACTAACATCATCGTAGCGTTTTCCAAGCCGGAGGACGGGAAGAATATAAAGAGCATATTGGTCCGAAACGGTTTCCAGGTAGTGGCAGTCTGCACCTCAGGCGGTCAGGCCCTGTCGGCTGCGGACTGTCTGAACGGGGGAATCGTGGTGAGCGGTTACCGGTTTGAGGATATGATGTACGACGAGCTGCGCCAGTGCCTGCCGGGAGATTTTGACATGCTTCTGATTTCATCGCCTGCCAGGTGGGGCGGACAGTGCCCGGACAGGGTTATCTGCCTGCCCATGCCCCTTAAGGTCCACGACCTCTTAAATACCCTGGAGATGATGGTGCAGGCCCAGGAGAGGATCCGCAGAAGGAGAAGAAGCAGGCCAAAGGAGCGCAGCAGGGAGGAGCAGGATATCATAACAGAGGCAAAGACACTGCTGATGGAACGGAACAATATGACGGAGTCGGAAGCCCACAGATATATACAGAAATGCAGCATGGACAGCGGCACCAATCTGGTGGAGACAGCACAGATGGTAATCAGCCTCATCCATGTGTGA
- a CDS encoding helix-turn-helix domain-containing protein, translated as MPITDDAPAFERQGFLKEDFRLFHLKDKVSPCYEFHYHDFLKIMVLLEGKVNYVIEGRSYSLHPFDIVLVGRGQIHRPEVDSGQPYERQILYLSQDFLDRHRENEDSLDRCFATAAYRHSNVLRLKKEVRANMLSLLKQLERSQNWQQEEFAGPLMSRLLCLEFLVELNRASMDDKAQYLPTGVLNYRVSGLISYINEHLDEDLSIGTLSSLSCISPYHMMRIFKEETGCTIGNYITEKRLIYARDLLGEGVNATDACFRSGFSHYSTFLRAYKNHFQQLPKRNPGTKI; from the coding sequence ATGCCCATCACAGATGACGCCCCTGCGTTTGAGCGCCAGGGATTCCTGAAAGAGGACTTCCGGCTGTTCCATTTAAAAGATAAGGTAAGTCCCTGCTATGAATTCCACTATCACGATTTCCTGAAAATCATGGTGCTGCTGGAGGGAAAGGTCAACTATGTCATAGAAGGACGCTCCTATTCCCTTCACCCCTTTGATATTGTGCTGGTGGGGCGGGGGCAGATCCACCGGCCCGAGGTGGACTCGGGGCAGCCCTATGAGCGGCAGATCCTTTACCTGTCCCAGGATTTTCTGGACCGGCACAGAGAAAACGAAGATTCCCTGGACCGGTGTTTTGCCACGGCAGCCTACCGTCATTCTAATGTTCTCAGGCTGAAGAAGGAGGTCCGGGCGAACATGCTCTCCCTTTTAAAGCAGCTGGAACGCTCCCAGAACTGGCAGCAGGAAGAGTTTGCCGGTCCCCTCATGAGCCGCCTTTTATGCCTGGAATTTCTGGTGGAGCTGAACAGGGCCTCCATGGATGACAAGGCCCAGTACCTTCCCACGGGTGTCTTAAACTACCGGGTCTCCGGCCTTATATCCTATATAAATGAACATCTGGACGAGGACCTGAGCATCGGGACACTGTCCTCCTTAAGCTGCATCAGCCCGTACCATATGATGCGTATTTTCAAAGAAGAAACAGGATGTACCATAGGAAATTACATCACCGAAAAGCGCCTGATTTATGCCAGGGACCTGCTGGGTGAGGGGGTAAATGCCACGGACGCCTGCTTCCGTTCCGGCTTCAGCCATTACTCCACCTTTCTCAGGGCCTACAAAAATCACTTCCAACAGCTGCCAAAACGGAATCCTGGCACTAAAATATAA